One stretch of Clavibacter californiensis DNA includes these proteins:
- a CDS encoding ATP-dependent DNA helicase RecG, translating into MTGSDAALAGVVGGRTAGVMQKAFGLRTVADLLEHLPRRYARRGELTALAELPVDQQATIVAEVREVRERPMRARRGSILEVRITDGRGFLTLTFFNQAWRAKDLVPGVRGIFAGKVSDYRGALQLAHPDYELFDAHEGPELSGGEPDAAARRWAEMPIPIYPATASMASWQVAKSVELVLDAVDDLEDPIPADVRAERGLLPYREALEGVHRPEKDVDWRRGRDALRFQEAFVLQTALLQRRQAARALPATPRISTPGGHLDQLDAQLPFELTGDQRLVGEEIATDMARTWPMNRLVQGEVGSGKTLVALRAMLAVADTGGQSALLAPTEVLASQHLRSLTASLGPDLAAELMPTLLTGQLSTAERKRALLRIVSGQARIVVGTHALLGDRVEFLDLGLVVVDEQHRFGVDQREALRRKGGTPPHVLVLTATPIPRTVAMTVFGDLDVSTIAELPSGRQPIESFVVPLHEQPRWIERVWERTAEEIQKGRQAFVVCPAIDPQDPDAEDEDASEGADDAPTRPALATVTEVDALLAAHPRLGSVRRAVLHGRMSGEEKDRVMRAFSSGDIDLIVATTVIEVGVDVPNASTMVILDADRFGVSQLHQLRGRVGRGGVPGLCLMVTHAEPETVARERADAVAATLDGFELARVDLELRREGNVLGTNQSGGRSSLRLLRVAQDGDLIESAREHAHDVLEASPDLQGHPALARALARRLDDEERAFLDKN; encoded by the coding sequence ATGACCGGATCCGACGCCGCGCTCGCGGGCGTCGTGGGCGGCCGCACCGCCGGCGTGATGCAGAAGGCGTTCGGCCTGCGCACGGTGGCCGACCTCCTCGAGCACCTCCCGCGCCGCTACGCCCGCCGCGGCGAGCTCACGGCCCTGGCCGAGCTGCCCGTCGACCAGCAGGCCACCATCGTCGCCGAGGTGCGCGAGGTCCGCGAGCGGCCCATGCGCGCCCGGCGCGGCAGCATCCTCGAGGTGCGGATCACCGACGGCCGCGGCTTCCTCACCCTCACCTTCTTCAACCAGGCGTGGCGCGCGAAGGACCTGGTTCCCGGCGTCCGCGGGATCTTCGCGGGCAAGGTCAGCGACTACCGCGGCGCCCTGCAGCTCGCCCACCCCGACTACGAGCTGTTCGACGCCCACGAGGGCCCCGAGCTCTCCGGCGGCGAGCCCGACGCGGCCGCGCGCCGCTGGGCCGAGATGCCCATCCCCATCTACCCGGCCACCGCCTCCATGGCGAGCTGGCAGGTCGCGAAGTCGGTGGAGCTGGTGCTCGACGCGGTCGACGACCTCGAGGACCCGATCCCCGCCGACGTGCGCGCCGAGCGCGGCCTGCTCCCGTACCGCGAGGCGCTCGAGGGCGTGCACCGCCCCGAGAAGGACGTCGACTGGCGCCGCGGCCGCGACGCCCTGCGCTTCCAGGAGGCGTTCGTCCTCCAGACCGCGCTCCTGCAGCGGCGCCAGGCGGCGCGCGCGCTGCCGGCCACGCCGCGGATCTCGACCCCCGGCGGCCACCTCGACCAGCTCGACGCGCAGCTGCCCTTCGAGCTCACGGGCGACCAGCGGCTCGTGGGCGAGGAGATCGCCACCGACATGGCGCGCACCTGGCCCATGAACCGGCTCGTGCAGGGCGAGGTCGGCTCCGGCAAGACGCTCGTCGCGCTCCGGGCGATGCTCGCGGTGGCCGACACGGGAGGCCAGTCGGCGCTGCTCGCGCCCACCGAGGTGCTCGCGAGCCAGCACCTGCGCTCGCTCACGGCGTCGCTCGGTCCCGACCTCGCGGCCGAGCTCATGCCGACCCTGCTCACCGGCCAGCTCTCGACCGCCGAGCGCAAGCGCGCGCTGCTGCGCATCGTCAGCGGCCAGGCCCGCATCGTCGTCGGCACGCACGCGCTCCTCGGCGACCGCGTCGAGTTCCTCGACCTGGGCCTCGTCGTGGTCGACGAGCAGCACCGCTTCGGCGTCGACCAGCGCGAGGCGCTCCGGCGGAAGGGAGGCACGCCGCCGCACGTCCTCGTGCTCACGGCCACGCCCATCCCGCGCACGGTCGCGATGACGGTGTTCGGCGACCTCGACGTCTCGACCATCGCCGAGCTGCCGAGCGGGCGGCAGCCCATCGAGTCGTTCGTCGTCCCGCTGCACGAGCAGCCGCGGTGGATCGAGCGGGTGTGGGAGCGCACGGCGGAGGAGATCCAGAAGGGCCGGCAGGCGTTCGTGGTCTGCCCGGCGATCGACCCGCAGGATCCCGACGCGGAGGACGAGGACGCGTCCGAGGGCGCCGACGACGCGCCGACCCGGCCCGCGCTCGCGACCGTCACCGAGGTCGACGCCCTCCTCGCGGCGCACCCGCGCCTCGGATCCGTCCGCCGGGCCGTGCTGCACGGCCGCATGTCGGGGGAGGAGAAGGACCGCGTCATGCGCGCGTTCTCCTCGGGCGACATCGACCTCATCGTGGCCACCACCGTCATCGAGGTGGGCGTCGACGTGCCGAACGCCTCGACCATGGTGATCCTCGACGCCGACCGCTTCGGCGTCTCGCAGCTGCACCAGCTCCGCGGCCGCGTGGGTCGCGGCGGCGTGCCCGGCCTCTGCCTCATGGTCACGCACGCCGAGCCCGAGACGGTCGCCCGCGAGCGGGCGGACGCCGTCGCCGCGACCCTCGACGGCTTCGAGCTCGCCCGCGTCGACCTCGAGCTCCGCCGCGAGGGCAACGTCCTCGGCACGAACCAGTCCGGCGGACGCTCCTCGCTCCGGCTGCTGCGCGTCGCGCAGGACGGCGACCTCATCGAGTCCGCGCGCGAGCACGCCCACGACGTGCTCGAGGCGTCGCCGGACCTCCAGGGCCACCCCGCGCTCGCCCGCGCGCTCGCCCGTCGGCTCGACGACGAGGAGCGCGCCTTCCTCGACAAGAACTAG
- the coaD gene encoding pantetheine-phosphate adenylyltransferase yields MQRIAVVPGSFDPVTLGHLDVIRRAARLYDELVVLVVHNPGKTPMLPLEERVALIERVSRDAGLPDTVRVDSWGAGLLVDYCRQVGATVLVKGVRSQLDVTYETPMALVNRDLADVETVLLLPDPAHAHVSSSLVRQVEALGGDVAPYVPAAVAEALAVRRAG; encoded by the coding sequence ATGCAGCGGATCGCCGTCGTCCCCGGATCGTTCGACCCCGTCACGCTCGGGCACCTCGACGTGATCCGCCGGGCCGCCCGCCTGTACGACGAGCTCGTCGTGCTGGTGGTGCACAACCCCGGCAAGACCCCCATGCTGCCGCTCGAGGAGCGCGTCGCCCTCATCGAGCGCGTGAGCCGCGACGCCGGCCTCCCGGACACGGTCCGCGTCGACTCCTGGGGCGCCGGCCTCCTCGTCGACTACTGCCGGCAGGTGGGCGCGACCGTCCTCGTCAAGGGCGTCCGCTCGCAGCTCGACGTGACGTACGAGACGCCCATGGCCCTCGTCAACCGCGACCTCGCGGACGTCGAGACCGTGCTGCTGCTGCCGGATCCCGCGCACGCCCACGTGTCCAGCTCGCTCGTGCGCCAGGTCGAGGCGCTCGGCGGCGACGTGGCGCCGTACGTGCCGGCGGCCGTCGCGGAGGCGCTGGCCGTCCGGCGGGCCGGCTGA
- a CDS encoding YceD family protein — MSRFQKTPFTVHVHDIVHRPGEMRELDLTIVTPERMGEGLIAVPAGREMRVHVRLESLHDGILVTGEVDTVADGQSARTLADMQERVQVDFAELFAYGLDEAFDYQVQDEHVDLEPVIRDAVVLSLPFQPEVPGEDLDLDLGPGISLVLADSDPEPVIDQRWAALSGFRASEDSGAAREDADTETQRDES, encoded by the coding sequence GTGTCCAGGTTCCAGAAGACCCCATTCACGGTCCACGTCCACGACATCGTGCACCGTCCCGGGGAGATGCGCGAGCTCGACCTGACCATCGTCACCCCCGAGCGCATGGGGGAGGGCCTCATCGCCGTGCCCGCGGGTCGCGAGATGCGCGTGCATGTCCGCCTCGAGTCCCTGCACGACGGCATCCTGGTCACCGGCGAGGTCGACACGGTGGCCGACGGCCAGTCCGCGCGCACGCTCGCCGACATGCAGGAGCGTGTCCAAGTCGATTTCGCGGAGCTATTCGCGTATGGTCTTGATGAAGCTTTCGACTACCAGGTCCAGGACGAGCACGTGGACCTGGAGCCGGTCATCCGGGATGCGGTGGTCCTTTCACTGCCGTTCCAGCCCGAAGTGCCGGGCGAGGACCTCGATCTCGATCTGGGTCCCGGCATCAGCCTGGTCCTGGCGGACTCCGACCCGGAACCCGTGATCGATCAGCGCTGGGCAGCCCTGTCCGGCTTCCGAGCTTCCGAAGACAGCGGTGCGGCGCGTGAAGACGCCGACACCGAAACGCAGAGAGATGAGAGTTGA
- the rpmF gene encoding 50S ribosomal protein L32, whose translation MAVPKRKMSRSNTRARRSQWKAEAPTLVKTIENGKVVYSMPHRARVVEDAAGTPLYMEYKGRKVADV comes from the coding sequence ATGGCTGTACCCAAGAGAAAGATGTCCCGATCCAACACGCGCGCGCGTCGCTCGCAGTGGAAGGCCGAGGCTCCCACGCTCGTCAAGACCATCGAGAACGGCAAGGTCGTCTACTCCATGCCTCACCGCGCCCGCGTGGTCGAGGACGCCGCCGGCACCCCCCTGTACATGGAGTACAAGGGCCGCAAGGTCGCCGACGTCTAG
- the rnc gene encoding ribonuclease III, protein MTDTQGSRVHGDRDALRRLLAVDVSPELLELALTHRSYAYEHGGIPHNERLEFLGDSILGQAVTVMLYLENPDLDEGELAKRRASLVSSVALAEVATRIGLGEHLLLGRGEELTGGRAKSSILADTVEAIIGAAYLDAGGEAATGLVLRLIAPLLEDPARFGAAMDPKTALQESAARQGLPAPVYVVRDSGPDHSKRFHAVVTVGDVVRTTGEGTSKKQAEMTAALEAWTRLEARTTA, encoded by the coding sequence ATGACCGACACCCAGGGATCCCGCGTCCACGGCGACCGCGACGCGCTCCGGCGCCTCCTCGCCGTGGACGTGAGCCCCGAGCTCCTCGAGCTCGCGCTCACCCACCGCTCGTACGCGTACGAGCACGGCGGCATCCCGCACAACGAGCGCCTCGAGTTCCTCGGCGACTCCATCCTCGGGCAGGCCGTCACGGTCATGCTCTACCTCGAGAACCCCGACCTCGACGAGGGCGAGCTCGCCAAGCGGCGCGCCAGCCTCGTCTCGAGCGTCGCCCTCGCGGAGGTCGCCACGCGCATCGGGCTCGGCGAGCACCTGCTGCTCGGGCGCGGCGAGGAGCTCACGGGCGGCCGCGCCAAGTCGTCGATCCTCGCCGACACGGTCGAGGCCATCATCGGCGCCGCGTACCTCGACGCCGGCGGAGAGGCCGCGACCGGTCTCGTGCTGCGTCTCATCGCGCCGCTCCTCGAGGACCCGGCGCGATTCGGCGCCGCCATGGACCCGAAGACCGCGCTCCAGGAGAGCGCCGCGCGCCAGGGCCTGCCCGCACCCGTCTACGTCGTGCGCGACAGCGGACCCGATCACAGCAAGCGCTTCCACGCCGTCGTCACCGTGGGCGACGTCGTCCGCACGACGGGCGAGGGAACCAGCAAGAAGCAGGCCGAGATGACGGCCGCGCTCGAGGCGTGGACCCGCCTCGAGGCGCGCACCACGGCCTGA
- the mutM gene encoding bifunctional DNA-formamidopyrimidine glycosylase/DNA-(apurinic or apyrimidinic site) lyase has product MPELPEVEVVRAGLEPAVAGARITGVEILDARSLKRHDPLEGVFVDLLVGRVITSAVRRGKFLWLPLEPDAARDGTGPRALVTHLGMSGQVLLREPGSDPDGLLRIRMGIEHPVHGELVVAFVDQRIFGSMAVDRLVATPDGRAGGRGSPAALVPTQVAHIARDPLDPAFDDELLLDRLARRRTGIKRALLDQTLVSGIGNIYADEALWAARIHYAHPTDALGRGRALRLLAEVRQVLARALAEGGTSFDAQYVNVNGASGYFSHSLHAYGQQGKPCPRCGTPIVREAFMNRGSHLCPHCQVLPDADAAIA; this is encoded by the coding sequence GTGCCCGAGCTCCCCGAGGTCGAGGTCGTCCGCGCGGGCCTCGAGCCCGCGGTCGCCGGCGCGCGCATCACCGGCGTCGAGATCCTCGACGCGCGCTCCCTCAAGCGGCACGATCCGCTCGAGGGCGTGTTCGTCGACCTGCTCGTCGGTCGCGTGATCACGTCGGCCGTCCGCCGCGGCAAGTTCCTGTGGCTGCCGCTCGAGCCCGACGCCGCACGCGATGGCACGGGTCCTCGCGCCCTCGTCACCCACCTCGGCATGAGCGGGCAGGTGCTCCTCCGCGAGCCCGGCTCCGACCCGGACGGCCTGCTGCGGATCCGCATGGGCATCGAGCACCCGGTGCACGGCGAGCTGGTGGTCGCGTTCGTCGACCAGCGGATCTTCGGCTCCATGGCCGTCGACCGCCTCGTGGCGACGCCCGACGGGCGCGCGGGAGGACGCGGATCGCCCGCCGCGCTCGTGCCGACCCAGGTCGCGCACATCGCGCGCGATCCGCTCGACCCGGCCTTCGACGACGAGCTGCTGCTCGACCGGCTGGCCCGGCGGCGCACGGGGATCAAACGCGCGCTGCTCGACCAGACGCTCGTGAGCGGCATCGGCAACATCTACGCGGACGAGGCGCTGTGGGCCGCGCGGATCCACTACGCGCACCCGACCGACGCCCTCGGTCGCGGCCGCGCGCTGCGCCTCCTCGCCGAGGTGCGCCAGGTGCTCGCGCGGGCGCTGGCCGAGGGCGGCACGAGCTTCGACGCGCAGTACGTGAACGTCAACGGCGCGTCCGGATACTTCTCGCACTCGCTCCACGCCTACGGCCAGCAGGGGAAGCCGTGCCCGCGCTGCGGCACGCCGATCGTGCGGGAGGCGTTCATGAACCGCGGGTCGCACCTCTGCCCGCACTGCCAGGTGCTGCCGGATGCGGATGCGGCCATCGCCTGA
- a CDS encoding GNAT family N-acetyltransferase: MPHADDARPFAVEEVRPPVAVGAEGWDDFVAVTDVVNRAQSHDLGHDAFIWLPEELIADYADVDHVRKRLFAARVDGRIVGRGLLSTWLNDPTTSDVAVSVLPEHRRSGIGRALRERVERIALDDGCRTLMGFTMHRAQANGTPIPSPTGIGAVGADDPSARFVVDAGYRLGQTARTSALDTVDAAPTLAAHLADARRVAGDAYRVVSWVDATPEHLLDDLAVLHTRMSTDTPAGDLPQAEDPWDADRIREAEARRASAGRTGLTTAALHVGTGRLVGFTQIAVSPSGRRSDGHAYTYQQDTLVLADHRGHRLGMLLKVENLLRLARVAPEADRVVTWNADENRPMLAVNEALGFRHVGTSGSWMREVDPAR, from the coding sequence ATGCCGCACGCCGACGACGCCCGCCCCTTCGCCGTGGAGGAGGTCCGCCCGCCCGTGGCGGTCGGCGCGGAGGGCTGGGACGACTTCGTAGCCGTCACCGACGTCGTCAACCGCGCGCAGTCGCACGACCTCGGCCACGACGCGTTCATCTGGCTGCCGGAGGAGCTGATCGCCGACTACGCCGACGTCGATCACGTGCGCAAGCGCCTCTTCGCCGCCCGGGTCGATGGCCGGATCGTCGGACGCGGCCTCCTCTCGACCTGGCTCAACGACCCGACGACCTCGGATGTGGCCGTGTCCGTGCTGCCCGAGCACCGCCGGAGCGGGATCGGCCGGGCGCTCCGGGAGCGCGTGGAGCGGATCGCCCTCGACGACGGCTGCCGGACCCTGATGGGCTTCACGATGCACCGCGCCCAGGCGAACGGGACGCCCATCCCCTCGCCCACGGGCATCGGCGCGGTCGGCGCCGACGACCCGTCCGCCCGCTTCGTCGTCGACGCCGGCTACCGCCTCGGCCAGACCGCGAGGACGAGCGCGCTCGACACCGTCGACGCCGCCCCGACGCTGGCTGCCCACCTCGCCGATGCCCGCCGCGTCGCCGGGGACGCCTACCGCGTCGTGTCCTGGGTCGACGCGACGCCCGAGCACCTGCTCGACGACCTCGCCGTGCTGCACACGCGCATGTCGACCGACACCCCGGCCGGCGACCTCCCGCAGGCGGAGGACCCGTGGGATGCCGACCGGATCCGCGAGGCGGAGGCGCGGCGCGCGTCGGCGGGCCGCACGGGGCTCACGACGGCGGCCCTGCACGTGGGGACGGGCAGGCTCGTGGGCTTCACCCAGATCGCCGTCTCCCCCAGCGGACGCCGTTCCGACGGCCACGCGTACACCTACCAGCAGGACACGCTCGTGCTGGCCGATCACCGCGGGCACCGCCTGGGCATGCTCCTCAAGGTCGAGAACCTGCTGCGCCTCGCGCGCGTGGCCCCCGAGGCCGACCGCGTCGTCACCTGGAACGCGGACGAGAACCGCCCGATGCTCGCCGTGAACGAGGCGCTCGGCTTCCGGCATGTGGGCACGAGCGGGAGCTGGATGCGCGAGGTCGACCCCGCGCGTTGA
- a CDS encoding AAA family ATPase, with amino-acid sequence MHLKSLTLKGFKSFAQPTTFQFETGVTCVVGPNGSGKSNVVDALAWVMGEQGAKTLRGGKMEDVIFAGTSTRGPLGRAEVTLTIDNADGALPIDYTEVAIRRTLFRNGGSEYAINGTSCRLLDVQELLSDSGLGREMHVIVGQGRLDNVLRATPEERRGFIEEAAGILKHRRRKERTLRKLEGMQANLTRLNDLAGEIRRQLKPLGRQAEVARQAQTVAAVVRDARARLVADEVVTLRRALAEHTRTEEERTTERMVLQEKLDRAVIRSERIVEEQEGDEVDGARRTAFALEQVQERLRSLLSLAQQRLALLGSADDAPETAAGTTPGQVQESRDEAARLVALIAEAEAGWASARQATAAARQALDALDEEIQAQSALVSRHDLEIAGLTGRAETAGSRLAAVRGEVLRQQNALDAARARLAAAEAERERGEAEGEADEQGGSELTRAYEDAQADVASEESAIEAVREELHAKERERDALAAREQALASALDQRDGSSDLVAAGLPGIRGLLAEHVHVEPGYEAAVAAALGSLADAVLAETHDDAVAALRRAVDDDLGRVEVVVAGSADARVAVPSSTGPVAAATVVDAPDGVRRILADVVFVDGLAEAVALLDGRDAPATAITRAGEVVSAHVLRGGSGATRSKLELVAAREAAATTLTDVRARIDDLQVDLAAGRERLRAARERASTALGGLREADARLAAHAERLSRSRAQAESAAAELARVQRGLDLAGASVDEAVGASDAARRALDEARSRPRPVLDASGRDALVAEWEAAREAEIEARLQVETARERVRAEQERTVALERRLAAERAAAEEAARRQVIRRRQIARAASVAEALPAVVRAADRSTAEARLVLARAEEARAGRNAELVALRREEAELRTRLHGITEDVHGLELQIYEKRLQVSQLVERAASELGLGEEVLVAEYGPDVPVPEEAPLPPRQRPRAPADDGGDDAEADPDAAAASAETSAPSAEPSGPADEADEMDDEDDAADPVPTRPFDREEQRARLQQAERKLAQLGRVNPLALEEFAALEQRHLFLTEQLADLTATRKDLLTIIDDIDRTMQGVFAAAFEDTRQAFDRVFPILFPGGTGSIHLTDPEQLLTTGIEVSVRPAGKRIERLSLLSGGERSLAAVALLIAIFTARPSPFYIMDEVEAALDDANLGRLLTILEQLRDTSQLIVITHQKRTMEIADALYGVSMRQDGVSAVVGQRVSRDARPDPAPGSAGEDEPDGAPATEPEPAGEEQAAS; translated from the coding sequence GTGCACCTGAAGAGCCTGACCCTCAAGGGGTTCAAGTCGTTCGCGCAGCCGACCACGTTCCAGTTCGAGACGGGCGTGACCTGCGTCGTCGGGCCGAACGGATCCGGCAAGTCGAACGTCGTCGACGCCCTCGCCTGGGTCATGGGCGAGCAGGGCGCCAAGACTCTCCGCGGCGGCAAGATGGAGGACGTCATCTTCGCCGGCACGTCGACGCGCGGCCCGCTCGGCCGCGCCGAGGTCACGCTCACGATCGACAACGCCGACGGCGCGCTGCCCATCGACTACACCGAGGTCGCGATCCGCCGCACGCTGTTCCGCAACGGGGGCAGCGAGTACGCGATCAACGGCACGTCCTGCCGCCTGCTCGACGTGCAGGAGCTGCTGAGCGACTCGGGCCTCGGCCGCGAGATGCACGTCATCGTCGGCCAGGGCCGGCTCGACAACGTCCTGCGCGCGACGCCCGAGGAGCGGCGCGGCTTCATCGAGGAGGCCGCCGGGATCCTCAAGCACCGCCGTCGCAAGGAGCGCACGCTCCGCAAGCTCGAGGGCATGCAGGCGAACCTCACGCGGCTGAACGACCTGGCGGGGGAGATCCGCCGCCAGCTGAAGCCGCTCGGTCGGCAGGCGGAGGTCGCGCGGCAGGCGCAGACCGTGGCGGCCGTCGTCCGCGACGCCCGCGCGCGGCTCGTGGCCGACGAGGTCGTGACCCTGCGGCGCGCGCTCGCGGAGCACACGCGCACCGAGGAGGAGCGCACGACCGAGCGGATGGTGCTGCAGGAGAAGCTCGACCGCGCGGTGATCCGGTCGGAGCGCATCGTCGAGGAGCAGGAGGGCGACGAGGTGGACGGCGCCCGACGCACGGCCTTCGCGCTCGAGCAGGTGCAGGAGCGGCTGCGCAGCCTGCTGTCGCTCGCGCAGCAGCGGCTCGCGCTCCTCGGATCCGCCGACGACGCTCCCGAGACCGCGGCGGGCACGACGCCCGGTCAGGTGCAGGAGTCCCGTGACGAGGCGGCCCGGCTGGTCGCGCTCATCGCCGAGGCGGAGGCGGGCTGGGCGTCCGCACGTCAGGCGACCGCGGCGGCCCGGCAGGCGCTCGACGCGCTCGACGAGGAGATCCAGGCCCAGAGCGCGCTCGTCTCCCGGCACGACCTCGAGATCGCGGGGCTCACGGGCCGCGCCGAGACCGCGGGATCCCGGCTCGCGGCCGTCCGCGGCGAGGTGCTCCGCCAGCAGAACGCGCTCGACGCGGCGCGCGCCCGGCTGGCCGCAGCGGAGGCCGAGCGGGAGCGCGGCGAGGCGGAGGGCGAGGCCGACGAGCAGGGCGGATCCGAGCTCACCCGCGCCTACGAGGACGCGCAGGCCGACGTCGCCAGCGAGGAGTCCGCCATCGAGGCCGTGCGCGAGGAGCTGCACGCGAAGGAGCGCGAGCGCGACGCCCTGGCCGCGCGCGAGCAGGCCCTCGCGAGCGCGCTCGACCAGCGCGACGGATCCAGCGACCTCGTCGCCGCGGGCCTCCCCGGCATCCGCGGCCTCCTCGCCGAGCACGTGCACGTGGAGCCCGGTTACGAGGCCGCCGTCGCCGCCGCGCTCGGCTCGCTCGCCGACGCCGTGCTCGCCGAGACGCACGACGACGCCGTGGCCGCGCTCCGCCGCGCGGTCGACGACGACCTGGGGCGCGTCGAGGTGGTCGTGGCCGGATCCGCCGACGCGCGGGTCGCCGTCCCGTCATCCACCGGCCCCGTCGCCGCGGCCACCGTGGTCGACGCTCCGGACGGCGTGCGGCGGATCCTCGCGGACGTCGTCTTCGTCGACGGCCTCGCGGAGGCGGTCGCCCTCCTCGACGGACGGGACGCTCCCGCCACGGCGATCACCCGCGCGGGCGAGGTCGTGTCGGCGCACGTGCTGCGCGGCGGATCCGGCGCCACCCGCTCCAAGCTCGAGCTCGTCGCCGCGCGCGAGGCCGCCGCGACGACGCTGACCGACGTCCGCGCCCGCATCGACGATCTGCAGGTGGATCTCGCGGCCGGCCGGGAGCGCCTCCGTGCCGCCCGGGAGCGCGCGTCCACGGCGCTCGGCGGGCTGCGCGAGGCGGACGCGCGCCTCGCCGCCCATGCCGAGCGCCTCAGCCGCTCCCGCGCGCAGGCCGAGTCCGCGGCCGCGGAGCTCGCCCGCGTGCAGCGCGGCCTCGACCTCGCGGGCGCCTCCGTCGACGAGGCCGTCGGCGCGTCCGACGCCGCCCGTCGCGCGCTCGACGAGGCCCGATCCCGCCCGCGGCCCGTGCTCGACGCGAGCGGCCGCGACGCGCTCGTGGCCGAGTGGGAGGCGGCGCGCGAGGCGGAGATCGAGGCGCGCCTGCAGGTCGAGACCGCGCGCGAGCGCGTCCGCGCCGAGCAGGAGCGCACGGTCGCGCTCGAGCGCCGCCTGGCTGCGGAGCGCGCCGCCGCCGAGGAGGCTGCCCGCCGCCAGGTGATCCGACGCCGGCAGATCGCCCGCGCCGCCTCCGTCGCCGAGGCCCTGCCCGCCGTGGTGCGCGCCGCCGACCGCAGCACCGCGGAGGCGCGCCTCGTGCTCGCCCGCGCCGAGGAGGCGCGGGCCGGCCGGAACGCCGAGCTGGTAGCGCTCCGCCGGGAGGAGGCCGAGCTGCGCACGCGGCTGCACGGCATCACCGAGGACGTGCACGGCCTCGAGCTGCAGATCTACGAGAAGCGCCTGCAGGTCTCGCAACTGGTCGAGCGCGCTGCGAGCGAGCTCGGACTGGGGGAGGAGGTGCTGGTCGCCGAGTACGGGCCCGACGTGCCCGTCCCCGAGGAGGCGCCGCTGCCGCCGCGGCAGCGGCCGCGCGCGCCGGCGGATGACGGCGGCGACGATGCCGAGGCCGATCCCGACGCCGCCGCCGCGTCGGCCGAGACGTCTGCCCCGAGCGCGGAGCCGTCCGGGCCAGCAGACGAGGCGGACGAGATGGACGACGAGGACGACGCCGCGGATCCCGTCCCCACCCGCCCCTTCGACCGCGAGGAACAGCGCGCGCGCCTGCAGCAGGCGGAGCGCAAGCTCGCCCAGCTCGGTCGCGTCAACCCGCTCGCCCTCGAGGAGTTCGCGGCCCTCGAGCAGCGCCACCTGTTCCTCACCGAGCAGCTCGCCGACCTGACCGCGACGCGCAAGGACCTGCTCACGATCATCGACGACATCGACCGCACCATGCAGGGCGTCTTCGCGGCCGCGTTCGAGGACACCCGGCAGGCGTTCGACCGCGTCTTCCCGATCCTCTTCCCGGGCGGCACCGGCAGCATCCACCTCACGGATCCCGAGCAGCTGCTCACCACTGGCATCGAGGTGAGCGTGCGCCCCGCGGGCAAGCGCATCGAGCGCCTGTCGCTGCTCTCCGGCGGGGAGCGCTCCCTCGCGGCCGTTGCCCTGCTCATCGCGATCTTCACCGCGAGGCCCAGCCCGTTCTACATCATGGACGAGGTGGAGGCGGCGCTCGACGACGCCAACCTCGGCCGCCTGCTCACGATCCTCGAGCAGCTCCGTGACACCTCGCAGCTCATCGT